GCTTACCAGCCTTCTCAACGATGTAGATTCCATCCTGGAAGACACGCCTGTCCCACTTGGTTATCCTGGTCGCCTGCTCTATGTTCGCTGCGGTCTGGCCAACTTTTTCTTTGTCGATGCCCTCGACGATGACATCGCTGCCCATGACCTTGACGGTGACTCCCGGAAGTATCTTGGCCCTCCTCGGGTTCTTCTCACCGAGGAAGTTCTCGATGACGACCTCGTCACCCTGAACCTTGACGGTCATGGGGAAGTGGCTGTAGACGACCTTGAGCTTGTAGGTGAAGCCCTCGGTTACTCCCTTGATCATGTTGGCTATGTGGGCCTTGAAGGTTCTGGCTATGGCTATGTCGCGCTTCCTCGGGAACTCCTTGAAGACGACGACCTTACCGTCCTCGGTGAAGATCCGAACGCCCGGGTACTTGAGCTCCCTCTCGAGCTCGCCCTTCGGGCCCTTGACCTTGACGACGTC
The Thermococcus radiotolerans genome window above contains:
- a CDS encoding 50S ribosomal protein L6, which gives rise to MPIDAWVREEVEIPEGVEVTVEKDVVKVKGPKGELERELKYPGVRIFTEDGKVVVFKEFPRKRDIAIARTFKAHIANMIKGVTEGFTYKLKVVYSHFPMTVKVQGDEVVIENFLGEKNPRRAKILPGVTVKVMGSDVIVEGIDKEKVGQTAANIEQATRITKWDRRVFQDGIYIVEKAGKPIKF